The genomic stretch CTATGTCTATCACGGGTGAAGCTGATCTTCGTTATGTAACCTCCGTGGCCCAAACGATTGGTGCTAATCTTAATGAATATAAGGTCATCGTGAACAAAAGCACGGTTCCAGTAGGAACAGGGCGACTGGTAGAAAGAATTGTAAGAGAGAACTTGCAAAATAAAATGTTAACCTTCGACATTGTATCTAATCCAGAGTTCCTGAAGGAAGGCTCTGCAATTGCCGATTGTATGAATATGGAGCGGGCTGTTATTGGCGCGACTAGCGAGCGAGCTGCAAAGATTATTGAAGAGCTTCATGAGCCATTTAATACGAATATCTTCATCACAGACCTTGAAAGCGCTGAGATGATCAAATATGCTTCGAATACATTTCTAGCAGCTAAAATTTCATTTATAAATTCCATTGCTAATATATGTGAACGGGTAGGAGCCAATGTAACTGAGGTAGCCGCTGGGATGGGGCTGGATTCTAGAATTGGATCTAAGTTTCTTCAAGCGGGTATTGGCTATGGCGGGTCTTGCTTTCCGAAGGACACACACGCACTTGTACATATTGCTGAGAGCACAGGCTATGATTTTCAACTTATGAAATCAGTAATTGAGACGAATGAGAAGCAGCGGGTTGTCGTTATCCAAAAAATAAAAGATCTCATTGGAGATCTTAAAGGGAAAACGATCGGTATTCTCGGGCTTGCATTCAAACCAAATACCGATGACATGCGTGATGCCCCTTCACTATCCATTATTCCAAAGCTGCTGCAGCAAGGCGCAAAGATAAAAGCGTTTGATCCTATTGCCGCTAAAGAAGCAAAAATTCATTTCGGAGAAAAAATCAGCTATGAGAAAGATCCTTATGAAACGGTAATGAATTGTGAAGTCTGCTTGATCCTGACCGAATGGGAAGAAATTAAAACAATGGATCTCGAGCAGGTCAAACAGCTATTAAAGCAGCCTATTATTGTTGATGGCAGGAACTGCTTTGAACCGGAAATGATGAAGAAAAAAGGGTTTACATATGCATCTATTGGAAGACCTAATGCATATGGCGAGAACCAGGACGAAGTAAAACAGAATAATAGATTGGAAGAGCTAGGATATACCTTTGAGGCGGGTGTTTAAAGAGGATGATATATCTAAAATTCAAACGAATAATTGATTTTCTCTTATCCCTTATAGGCTTAGTTGTACTAGCTCCTATCTTCTTGGCACTTATTACAGCGATAAAACTGGACTCTAAAGGTCCAGTCCTGTTTAAACAAAAGCGAATAGGTATCAATAAAAAGCACTTCTACATTTTGAAATTTCGAACCATGCGAGTTGACACGCCTAAGGATACCCCAACACATTTACTTTCGAATTCTGAACAATACATAACTAGTGTTGGAAAATTCCTTAGAAAAACCTCTCTTGATGAAATACCTCAAATATTGAATATTTTGGCTGGAGAAATGTCGATTATAGGGCCACGTCCGGCTCTTTGGAATCAATATGACTTGATCGCTGAGAGGGACAAATATGGAGCCAACGACATAATTCCAGGGTTGACAGGCTGGGCACAGATTAATGGTAGAGATGAGCTGCCTATTGAGGTCAAATCAAGGCTAGATGGCGAATATGTAGAAAAAATGGGCTTAGTTATGGATACGAAGTGTTTCTTCGGAACGATAGTAAGTGTCTTAAAGAGTGATGGTGTAGTCGAGGGTGGGACAGGCAACGTAGCTAGAAAGAGTGAGCTAGGAAGCTAAGCGATATATAAAACAGTCTGTTACAGCAGGAGTCAGGAGTTTGACGAGAAATGAATAAAGCAACCGCAGAAAAAAAGAAAATACTTATTACAGCTAAAAACAGTTACGTCGGTAATTCATTTGCTAATTGGGTCAGTGCTAATAATAATTACTCAATTGACTTCATCTCCTGCCGTACGGATGACTGGAAACGTTTGTCGTTTTCTAATTATGATGTTATTTTACATGTTGCTGGTATTGCTCATGTCGATGCAAAGTCAAATCAAGAAGCCTTGTACTATAAGGTTAATCGAGATTTAACAATCGAACTGGCTAAGAAAGCTAAGCTAGATGGTGTTAGACAATTTATATTTATGAGCAGTATGATTGTTTTTGGTGAGAGTAATTCAAAATTACCAAATGTCATAGTAACAAAACAGACAATGCCTAATCCAAGTGGTTTTTATGGAGACAGCAAATTACAAGCTGAGATGGGTATAACGTCACTTCAAGATGAAAGCTTCAATGTCGTAATAATCCGTCCTCCAATGATTTATGGGAAAGGTTCAAAGGGCAATTTTCCGAAATTAGTTCAACTGGCTAAGAAAACTCCCATTTTTCCGAACATAGATAATAAGCGTAGTATGCTTTATATAGATAATCTTAGTGAGTTTATAAAACTAATGATACATAATGATGAGTTTGGTGCTTTCCATCCTCAGAATAAAGAATACGTAAATACATCAGAGATGGTTTATAAAATTGCTAGCGTCTATGGAAAAAAAATAGCTTTAACAAAGCTATTTAATCCATTAATAAGTAGCATTGGCAATAAAGTTAATACTGTAAACAAAGTATTTGGAACCTTTACATATGAAAAGGAAATGTCAATTTATAAAGAAAGTTATTGGGTGAGCAATCTAGATGACTCAATACTACTAACGGAGCGAAGTGAAACATGAAAAAAGTTCTGATATTGGTAAATCATGATGTTGTAATATACAACTTCAGAAAAGAGTTAGTTGAACGTCTATTAAATGATGGCTATGAGGTCTATATCTCTTCTCCCTACGGTGAACGTATAGATGATCTTAAAAAATTGGGATGTAAGTATGTGGAGGCAACAATAGCAAGGCACGGGACTAATCCAATAGAGGAACTTAAATTACTACGATACTACAAAAAAATAATGAAGGAAATAAAACCGGATATTGTTCTTTCCTACACAATTAAGCCTAATATTTATGGTGGAATGGCATCTGCTTCATTGAATATTCCTTATATAGCAAATATAACTGGTCTTGGAACAGCAGTTGAAAATGATGGAATTATGCAGAAGGTAACAGTTCTTCTCTATAAATATGCTTTTAGAAAAATTAGTTGTTTGTTTTTTCAGAACGAGGAAAACAAACAGTTTTTTGTTAACAAAAATATAGCCGTAGGTAAGCATAGACTAATTCCAGGCTCGGGGGTTAACTTAGACCATTTTACTGTATTAGAGTACCCACCTGAAGATACGATAGAGTTTGTATTTATATCGAGAATTATGAAGGAAAAAGGGATAGATCAGTATTTAGAGGCAGCTAAATATATTAGGGAGAAATATGCAAATACAAGATTTCATATTATTGGATTTTGCGAAGAGGATTATGCGGACAGATTTAGGGAATTGAAAGGTATAGTTGGGTATCATGGTATGCAAAGAGACATAAGAAGCTTTCTAGAAAAGACACATTGTACTGTTCATCCAACATATTATCCCGAGGGAATGTCAAATGTTTTGCTGGAGAGTGCAGCGAGTGGTAGGCCGATTATAACAACTAATAGAAGCGGATGTCGAGAAGTAGTTGATGAGGGTATAAATGGTCTTATCGTGGAGCAAAGGAATAGTAGAGATCTAATTGAAAAGATCGAAAAGTTTATTAGTTTAAACTACGATCAAAGAAGAAAAATGGGGATATTAGGTAGACGCAAAATGGAACACGAGTTTGATAGGGCATTAGTAATTGAGATATATATGGAAGAAATTAATACATTATTTTGTTAAATTTTAACTATTAAGTTACTATGATAAAAGCCTTTGATTGCTAAGGAGAATGAAAATGGAAAAACCTGTTAGGGTATTACATGTTGTTAGTAGTCTTGGAAGCGGCGGAGTGGCTATGTCGTTATTGAATAGTTATAGACACATGAATCGGGGCATGATTCATTACGACTTTATTTCACATAGGTCTGAGGGAATGATAGAGAGAGAACTAAGGGATTTGGGTTCAAAAGTATATCACTTGTCATTTAGACGAAAGCATCCGATTAAGTCAGCAATAGAGTCCTATAAAATATTCAAAAATGAAAACTACGATATTATACAATTTCATGGAAATTTAGAGGTTTGTCCCGCACTATTTATGGCAATTTTAGCCAAAAAAGGAATTAGGATTTGTCATACTCATACTTTTATGCAAAGTGCTAGCTTTTTTCAACGAATAACAAACCTATTAGCAAAGATACTAATAAGGGCAATGGCTACAAATTATTTTGCGTGTTCAAAAAGCGCAGGTAAATGGGGATTTGGACAAAGTATTGAGAATAATAAGAAATATAATGTCGTATATAATGAAATAGATGTAAATAAATTTTCATTTAATAATAAGGTAAGAGAGAATAAACGAAAAGAACTAGGTCTAGAAGATAAAATTGTTATAGGTACCATAGGAAGATTTGTTCATGTTAAAAACCACGAATTTTTAATTGAGGTGTTTAGTCAAATTTATAAAGCGAATCAAAATACTATGATGATTATGATTGGAAACGGTGATTTAGAGGAGCAAGTTAGGGAGAAAGTTGTTTCACTAGGATTGGAACATAGTGTTGTAATGCTTGGAGCGCAGTCAAATGTTAATGAGTTGTTACAAGCAATAGATGTCTTTGTGTTGCCTTCAAAGAATGAAGGTTTTGGAATGGTGCTAATTGAAGCACAGACCTCAGGGGTGAAATGTTTTGCATCTAATAAGGTGCCAGAGGAAGTGAAGGTCACTGATTTACTGACGTTTTTACCGATT from Paenibacillus sp. FSL H8-0548 encodes the following:
- a CDS encoding UDP-glucose/GDP-mannose dehydrogenase family protein, whose translation is MPFMKKIAVIGTGYVGLVSGTCFSHIGNNVMCCDIDQQKINNLKNGMIPIYEPGLEELVKENMEAGRLQFTTDIATAIQTADIIYIAVGTPMSITGEADLRYVTSVAQTIGANLNEYKVIVNKSTVPVGTGRLVERIVRENLQNKMLTFDIVSNPEFLKEGSAIADCMNMERAVIGATSERAAKIIEELHEPFNTNIFITDLESAEMIKYASNTFLAAKISFINSIANICERVGANVTEVAAGMGLDSRIGSKFLQAGIGYGGSCFPKDTHALVHIAESTGYDFQLMKSVIETNEKQRVVVIQKIKDLIGDLKGKTIGILGLAFKPNTDDMRDAPSLSIIPKLLQQGAKIKAFDPIAAKEAKIHFGEKISYEKDPYETVMNCEVCLILTEWEEIKTMDLEQVKQLLKQPIIVDGRNCFEPEMMKKKGFTYASIGRPNAYGENQDEVKQNNRLEELGYTFEAGV
- a CDS encoding sugar transferase, with protein sequence MYLKFKRIIDFLLSLIGLVVLAPIFLALITAIKLDSKGPVLFKQKRIGINKKHFYILKFRTMRVDTPKDTPTHLLSNSEQYITSVGKFLRKTSLDEIPQILNILAGEMSIIGPRPALWNQYDLIAERDKYGANDIIPGLTGWAQINGRDELPIEVKSRLDGEYVEKMGLVMDTKCFFGTIVSVLKSDGVVEGGTGNVARKSELGS
- a CDS encoding NAD-dependent epimerase/dehydratase family protein, coding for MNKATAEKKKILITAKNSYVGNSFANWVSANNNYSIDFISCRTDDWKRLSFSNYDVILHVAGIAHVDAKSNQEALYYKVNRDLTIELAKKAKLDGVRQFIFMSSMIVFGESNSKLPNVIVTKQTMPNPSGFYGDSKLQAEMGITSLQDESFNVVIIRPPMIYGKGSKGNFPKLVQLAKKTPIFPNIDNKRSMLYIDNLSEFIKLMIHNDEFGAFHPQNKEYVNTSEMVYKIASVYGKKIALTKLFNPLISSIGNKVNTVNKVFGTFTYEKEMSIYKESYWVSNLDDSILLTERSET
- a CDS encoding glycosyltransferase family 4 protein: MKKVLILVNHDVVIYNFRKELVERLLNDGYEVYISSPYGERIDDLKKLGCKYVEATIARHGTNPIEELKLLRYYKKIMKEIKPDIVLSYTIKPNIYGGMASASLNIPYIANITGLGTAVENDGIMQKVTVLLYKYAFRKISCLFFQNEENKQFFVNKNIAVGKHRLIPGSGVNLDHFTVLEYPPEDTIEFVFISRIMKEKGIDQYLEAAKYIREKYANTRFHIIGFCEEDYADRFRELKGIVGYHGMQRDIRSFLEKTHCTVHPTYYPEGMSNVLLESAASGRPIITTNRSGCREVVDEGINGLIVEQRNSRDLIEKIEKFISLNYDQRRKMGILGRRKMEHEFDRALVIEIYMEEINTLFC
- a CDS encoding glycosyltransferase family 1 protein codes for the protein MEKPVRVLHVVSSLGSGGVAMSLLNSYRHMNRGMIHYDFISHRSEGMIERELRDLGSKVYHLSFRRKHPIKSAIESYKIFKNENYDIIQFHGNLEVCPALFMAILAKKGIRICHTHTFMQSASFFQRITNLLAKILIRAMATNYFACSKSAGKWGFGQSIENNKKYNVVYNEIDVNKFSFNNKVRENKRKELGLEDKIVIGTIGRFVHVKNHEFLIEVFSQIYKANQNTMMIMIGNGDLEEQVREKVVSLGLEHSVVMLGAQSNVNELLQAIDVFVLPSKNEGFGMVLIEAQTSGVKCFASNKVPEEVKVTDLLTFLPIDEGPTVWSETVLENINYDRIDQSNTVREAGFDINIGSKVLQELYMKIYNK